From one Catharus ustulatus isolate bCatUst1 chromosome 1, bCatUst1.pri.v2, whole genome shotgun sequence genomic stretch:
- the PDP1 gene encoding pyruvate dehyrogenase phosphatase catalytic subunit 1 isoform X3: MPAPAHLFPLIRSCEISRIGSTACYCHHRHLCCLSSHFAHSHFRYAPQKKFAALYRPKEHFNHFIHTRDYASTPQRFYLTPPQVNSILKANEYSFKVPEFDGKNVSSVLGFDSNQLPANAPIEDRRSAATCLQTRGMLLGVFDGHAGCACAQAVSERLFYYIAVSLLPHETLLEIENAVESGRALLPILQWHKHPNDYFSKEASKLYFNSLRTYWQELIDLNSGETTDVREALINAFKRLDNDISLEAQVGDPNSFLNYLVLRVAFSGATACVAHVDGIDLHIANTGDSRAMLGVQEEDGSWSAVNLSYDHNAQNEREVERVKMEHPKSEERSLVKQDRLLGLLMPFRAFGDVKFKWSIELQKRVIESGPDQLNDNEYTKFIPPNYYTPPYLTAEPEVIHHKLRPQDKFLVLATDGLWETMHRQDVARIVGEYLTGVHHQQPIAVGGYKVTLGQMHGLLTERRARISSVFEDQNAATHLIRHAVGNNEFGTVDHERLSKMLSLPEELARMYRDDITIIVVQFNSHVIGAYQDEEL, translated from the coding sequence ATGCCAGCACCAGCTCATCTGTTCCCATTGATTCGTAGCTGTGAGATTAGCAGAATAGGCAGTACTGCGTGTTACTGCCACCATAGACATCTGTGTTGTTTGTCATCTCATTTTGCTCACAGTCACTTCAGATATGCACCGCAGAAGAAATTTGCGGCACTTTACAGGCCAAAGGAGCACTTTAATCACTTTATTCACACAAGGGATTATGCTTCTACGCCGCAGAGGTTTTACCTCACCCCTCCACAGGTCAACAGCATTCTGAAGGCAAATGAATACAGTTTCAAAGTTCCAGAATTTGATGGTAAAAATGTAAGTTCTGTTCTTGGCTTCGATAGCAACCAGTTGCCTGCTAATGCTCCAATAGAGGACCGGAGGAGTGCTGCCACTTGTTTACAGACAAGAGGGATGCTTCTGGGTGTGTTTGATGGTCATGCAGGCTGTGCTTGTGCACAGGCTGTCAGTGAAAGACTGTTTTACTACATTGCTGTCTCTTTGTTACCTCATGAGACTTTACTTGAAATAGAAAATGCTGTGGAGAGCGGCAGAGCTCTGTTGCCCATTTTACAGTGGCACAAGCATCCCAACGATTACTTTAGCAAAGAGGCTTCCAAGCTTTACTTCAACAGTCTAAGAActtactggcaggagctgatTGATCTCAACAGTGGAGAGACTACTGATGTGAGAGAAGCTTTAATTAATGCCTTTAAGAGGCTTGATAATGATATTTCTTTGGAAGCTCAAGTAGGAGATCCAAATTCTTTTCTCAACTACCTAGTACTGCGAGTAGCGTTTTCTGGTGCAACTGCCTGCGTAGCCCATGTGGATGGTATTGACTTGCACATTGCAAACACAGGTGACAGTAGAGCAATGCTTGGTGTTCAGGAAGAAGATGGATCTTGGTCTGCAGTTAATTTGTCCTATGACCACAATGCACAAAATGAACGTGAAGTGGAACGTGTGAAAATGGAGCATCCAAAATCTGAAGAGAGAAGTCTTGTGAAACAAGATCGTCTCTTGGGTCTCTTGATGCCTTTCAGAGCTTTTGGTGACGTGAAGTTTAAATGGAGTATTGAACTGCAGAAGAGAGTAATAGAATCAGGCCCAGATCAGCTGAATGACAATGAATATACTAAGTTTATTCCTCCAAACTATTACACTCCCCCATACCTCACAGCTGAACCAGAAGTCATACATCACAAGTTACGGCCACAGGATAAGTTCCTGGTTTTGGCCACAGATGGGCTGTGGGAGACAATGCACAGGCAAGATGTGGCTAGAATTGTGGGGGAGTACCTCACAGGTGTTCACCACCAACAACCAATAGCTGTTGGTGGCTATAAGGTAACTTTGGGACAGATGCATGGGCTCTTAACAGAAAGGAGAGCGAGAATCTCGTCAGTATTTGAAGATCAGAATGCAGCAACTCACCTGATACGTCACGCAGTGGGTAACAATGAGTTTGGAACTGTGGATCATGAGCGACTGTCCAAGATGCTTAGTCTTCCAGAAGAGCTGGCTCGAATGTATAGAGATGACATTACAATTATTGTGGTGCAGTTCAATTCACATGTTATAGGTGCATATCAAGATGAGGAATTGTGA
- the PDP1 gene encoding pyruvate dehyrogenase phosphatase catalytic subunit 1 isoform X2, with protein MCVCPGPRRIAIPVRSSRLPLLSDAMPAPAHLFPLIRSCEISRIGSTACYCHHRHLCCLSSHFAHSHFRYAPQKKFAALYRPKEHFNHFIHTRDYASTPQRFYLTPPQVNSILKANEYSFKVPEFDGKNVSSVLGFDSNQLPANAPIEDRRSAATCLQTRGMLLGVFDGHAGCACAQAVSERLFYYIAVSLLPHETLLEIENAVESGRALLPILQWHKHPNDYFSKEASKLYFNSLRTYWQELIDLNSGETTDVREALINAFKRLDNDISLEAQVGDPNSFLNYLVLRVAFSGATACVAHVDGIDLHIANTGDSRAMLGVQEEDGSWSAVNLSYDHNAQNEREVERVKMEHPKSEERSLVKQDRLLGLLMPFRAFGDVKFKWSIELQKRVIESGPDQLNDNEYTKFIPPNYYTPPYLTAEPEVIHHKLRPQDKFLVLATDGLWETMHRQDVARIVGEYLTGVHHQQPIAVGGYKVTLGQMHGLLTERRARISSVFEDQNAATHLIRHAVGNNEFGTVDHERLSKMLSLPEELARMYRDDITIIVVQFNSHVIGAYQDEEL; from the exons ATGTGTGTATGTCCTGGGCCCAGGCGGATCG CAATTCCAGTCCGAAGCTCCAGGCTGCCATTGTTGTCTGATGCCATGCCAGCACCAGCTCATCTGTTCCCATTGATTCGTAGCTGTGAGATTAGCAGAATAGGCAGTACTGCGTGTTACTGCCACCATAGACATCTGTGTTGTTTGTCATCTCATTTTGCTCACAGTCACTTCAGATATGCACCGCAGAAGAAATTTGCGGCACTTTACAGGCCAAAGGAGCACTTTAATCACTTTATTCACACAAGGGATTATGCTTCTACGCCGCAGAGGTTTTACCTCACCCCTCCACAGGTCAACAGCATTCTGAAGGCAAATGAATACAGTTTCAAAGTTCCAGAATTTGATGGTAAAAATGTAAGTTCTGTTCTTGGCTTCGATAGCAACCAGTTGCCTGCTAATGCTCCAATAGAGGACCGGAGGAGTGCTGCCACTTGTTTACAGACAAGAGGGATGCTTCTGGGTGTGTTTGATGGTCATGCAGGCTGTGCTTGTGCACAGGCTGTCAGTGAAAGACTGTTTTACTACATTGCTGTCTCTTTGTTACCTCATGAGACTTTACTTGAAATAGAAAATGCTGTGGAGAGCGGCAGAGCTCTGTTGCCCATTTTACAGTGGCACAAGCATCCCAACGATTACTTTAGCAAAGAGGCTTCCAAGCTTTACTTCAACAGTCTAAGAActtactggcaggagctgatTGATCTCAACAGTGGAGAGACTACTGATGTGAGAGAAGCTTTAATTAATGCCTTTAAGAGGCTTGATAATGATATTTCTTTGGAAGCTCAAGTAGGAGATCCAAATTCTTTTCTCAACTACCTAGTACTGCGAGTAGCGTTTTCTGGTGCAACTGCCTGCGTAGCCCATGTGGATGGTATTGACTTGCACATTGCAAACACAGGTGACAGTAGAGCAATGCTTGGTGTTCAGGAAGAAGATGGATCTTGGTCTGCAGTTAATTTGTCCTATGACCACAATGCACAAAATGAACGTGAAGTGGAACGTGTGAAAATGGAGCATCCAAAATCTGAAGAGAGAAGTCTTGTGAAACAAGATCGTCTCTTGGGTCTCTTGATGCCTTTCAGAGCTTTTGGTGACGTGAAGTTTAAATGGAGTATTGAACTGCAGAAGAGAGTAATAGAATCAGGCCCAGATCAGCTGAATGACAATGAATATACTAAGTTTATTCCTCCAAACTATTACACTCCCCCATACCTCACAGCTGAACCAGAAGTCATACATCACAAGTTACGGCCACAGGATAAGTTCCTGGTTTTGGCCACAGATGGGCTGTGGGAGACAATGCACAGGCAAGATGTGGCTAGAATTGTGGGGGAGTACCTCACAGGTGTTCACCACCAACAACCAATAGCTGTTGGTGGCTATAAGGTAACTTTGGGACAGATGCATGGGCTCTTAACAGAAAGGAGAGCGAGAATCTCGTCAGTATTTGAAGATCAGAATGCAGCAACTCACCTGATACGTCACGCAGTGGGTAACAATGAGTTTGGAACTGTGGATCATGAGCGACTGTCCAAGATGCTTAGTCTTCCAGAAGAGCTGGCTCGAATGTATAGAGATGACATTACAATTATTGTGGTGCAGTTCAATTCACATGTTATAGGTGCATATCAAGATGAGGAATTGTGA
- the PDP1 gene encoding pyruvate dehyrogenase phosphatase catalytic subunit 1 isoform X1 — MLAASCCDRRMCVCPGPRRIAIPVRSSRLPLLSDAMPAPAHLFPLIRSCEISRIGSTACYCHHRHLCCLSSHFAHSHFRYAPQKKFAALYRPKEHFNHFIHTRDYASTPQRFYLTPPQVNSILKANEYSFKVPEFDGKNVSSVLGFDSNQLPANAPIEDRRSAATCLQTRGMLLGVFDGHAGCACAQAVSERLFYYIAVSLLPHETLLEIENAVESGRALLPILQWHKHPNDYFSKEASKLYFNSLRTYWQELIDLNSGETTDVREALINAFKRLDNDISLEAQVGDPNSFLNYLVLRVAFSGATACVAHVDGIDLHIANTGDSRAMLGVQEEDGSWSAVNLSYDHNAQNEREVERVKMEHPKSEERSLVKQDRLLGLLMPFRAFGDVKFKWSIELQKRVIESGPDQLNDNEYTKFIPPNYYTPPYLTAEPEVIHHKLRPQDKFLVLATDGLWETMHRQDVARIVGEYLTGVHHQQPIAVGGYKVTLGQMHGLLTERRARISSVFEDQNAATHLIRHAVGNNEFGTVDHERLSKMLSLPEELARMYRDDITIIVVQFNSHVIGAYQDEEL; from the exons ATGTTGGCGGCTTCATGTTGTGACAGGAGAATGTGTGTATGTCCTGGGCCCAGGCGGATCG CAATTCCAGTCCGAAGCTCCAGGCTGCCATTGTTGTCTGATGCCATGCCAGCACCAGCTCATCTGTTCCCATTGATTCGTAGCTGTGAGATTAGCAGAATAGGCAGTACTGCGTGTTACTGCCACCATAGACATCTGTGTTGTTTGTCATCTCATTTTGCTCACAGTCACTTCAGATATGCACCGCAGAAGAAATTTGCGGCACTTTACAGGCCAAAGGAGCACTTTAATCACTTTATTCACACAAGGGATTATGCTTCTACGCCGCAGAGGTTTTACCTCACCCCTCCACAGGTCAACAGCATTCTGAAGGCAAATGAATACAGTTTCAAAGTTCCAGAATTTGATGGTAAAAATGTAAGTTCTGTTCTTGGCTTCGATAGCAACCAGTTGCCTGCTAATGCTCCAATAGAGGACCGGAGGAGTGCTGCCACTTGTTTACAGACAAGAGGGATGCTTCTGGGTGTGTTTGATGGTCATGCAGGCTGTGCTTGTGCACAGGCTGTCAGTGAAAGACTGTTTTACTACATTGCTGTCTCTTTGTTACCTCATGAGACTTTACTTGAAATAGAAAATGCTGTGGAGAGCGGCAGAGCTCTGTTGCCCATTTTACAGTGGCACAAGCATCCCAACGATTACTTTAGCAAAGAGGCTTCCAAGCTTTACTTCAACAGTCTAAGAActtactggcaggagctgatTGATCTCAACAGTGGAGAGACTACTGATGTGAGAGAAGCTTTAATTAATGCCTTTAAGAGGCTTGATAATGATATTTCTTTGGAAGCTCAAGTAGGAGATCCAAATTCTTTTCTCAACTACCTAGTACTGCGAGTAGCGTTTTCTGGTGCAACTGCCTGCGTAGCCCATGTGGATGGTATTGACTTGCACATTGCAAACACAGGTGACAGTAGAGCAATGCTTGGTGTTCAGGAAGAAGATGGATCTTGGTCTGCAGTTAATTTGTCCTATGACCACAATGCACAAAATGAACGTGAAGTGGAACGTGTGAAAATGGAGCATCCAAAATCTGAAGAGAGAAGTCTTGTGAAACAAGATCGTCTCTTGGGTCTCTTGATGCCTTTCAGAGCTTTTGGTGACGTGAAGTTTAAATGGAGTATTGAACTGCAGAAGAGAGTAATAGAATCAGGCCCAGATCAGCTGAATGACAATGAATATACTAAGTTTATTCCTCCAAACTATTACACTCCCCCATACCTCACAGCTGAACCAGAAGTCATACATCACAAGTTACGGCCACAGGATAAGTTCCTGGTTTTGGCCACAGATGGGCTGTGGGAGACAATGCACAGGCAAGATGTGGCTAGAATTGTGGGGGAGTACCTCACAGGTGTTCACCACCAACAACCAATAGCTGTTGGTGGCTATAAGGTAACTTTGGGACAGATGCATGGGCTCTTAACAGAAAGGAGAGCGAGAATCTCGTCAGTATTTGAAGATCAGAATGCAGCAACTCACCTGATACGTCACGCAGTGGGTAACAATGAGTTTGGAACTGTGGATCATGAGCGACTGTCCAAGATGCTTAGTCTTCCAGAAGAGCTGGCTCGAATGTATAGAGATGACATTACAATTATTGTGGTGCAGTTCAATTCACATGTTATAGGTGCATATCAAGATGAGGAATTGTGA